A region from the Kineothrix sp. IPX-CK genome encodes:
- a CDS encoding NAD(P)/FAD-dependent oxidoreductase — protein MIRINQLKLSPGHTEGELRDKIRRMLRLPEGESFCYEIVRQSIDARKKPDIYYSYTVDVRLQKEQSAAKRSRSDQVSVVSPVQYRFPPCGQRRLKHRPIVIGTGPAGLFCGYMLARHGYNPILLERGKDVDSRKKEVDRYWEGGSLNPECNVQFGEGGAGTFSDGKLNTLVKDKDGLNKEVLSIFAAAGAQESILYDGKPHIGTDILMDVVKNIRQAIVDNGGEVRFDTKVSDIVVSDDRIRAVITESGGEFLRLEAEAVVFAIGHSARDTFDMLYKRQIPMEAKSFAVGVRVEHPQKMIDVSQYGEGEHKLPPASYKLTARTKEGRGVYSFCMCPGGYVVNASSEEGRLAVNGMSYSERNGKNANSAIIVSVTPEDYESQHPLAGIAFQRRLEERAFALGQGKVPVEYYGNFKAHTKKEEKTPAIEGGYPPQIKGQWKFAEVHDIMPESLNRAFVEGMEQFERIIPGYAQDSVLLSGVESRTSSPVRITRGGNGQSVISGLYPCGEGAGYAGGIMSAAMDGIKIAEHIAREYMPFENKKK, from the coding sequence ATGATTCGTATCAACCAATTAAAGCTCTCTCCCGGACATACGGAAGGCGAACTTAGAGATAAAATAAGAAGGATGTTGAGGCTGCCCGAAGGGGAGAGCTTTTGTTATGAAATTGTAAGACAGTCCATTGATGCGCGGAAAAAGCCGGATATCTATTACAGCTATACGGTAGATGTGAGACTGCAAAAGGAACAGTCGGCAGCTAAGAGGAGCAGGAGCGATCAGGTGAGCGTTGTATCCCCTGTTCAGTATCGGTTTCCACCGTGTGGGCAGAGACGGCTGAAGCATCGCCCCATCGTCATAGGAACCGGACCGGCAGGTTTATTCTGCGGCTATATGCTTGCCCGGCACGGATATAACCCCATTTTGCTGGAGCGGGGCAAGGATGTGGATTCCCGAAAAAAAGAGGTGGACAGATACTGGGAAGGCGGCAGTCTGAATCCGGAATGCAATGTGCAGTTCGGCGAAGGGGGGGCAGGAACCTTTTCGGACGGAAAGCTGAATACCTTGGTAAAGGATAAGGATGGCCTGAATAAGGAGGTGCTTTCTATTTTTGCGGCAGCAGGTGCGCAGGAGTCGATTCTATATGACGGAAAGCCACATATCGGAACAGATATTCTTATGGACGTGGTCAAAAATATACGTCAGGCAATCGTCGATAACGGAGGAGAAGTACGGTTCGATACAAAGGTATCGGATATTGTGGTGTCGGATGATAGGATACGTGCGGTCATTACGGAATCCGGAGGGGAATTCCTGCGGCTGGAGGCGGAGGCTGTAGTGTTCGCCATAGGTCACAGCGCCAGAGATACGTTCGATATGCTGTATAAACGGCAGATTCCCATGGAGGCGAAGTCCTTTGCGGTAGGAGTGAGGGTGGAGCATCCTCAGAAAATGATTGACGTTTCCCAATACGGGGAAGGAGAGCATAAGCTGCCGCCCGCTTCCTATAAGCTGACGGCACGGACGAAGGAAGGAAGAGGAGTATATTCTTTTTGTATGTGCCCCGGCGGTTATGTAGTGAACGCTTCCTCGGAGGAAGGACGACTGGCGGTAAACGGAATGAGCTACAGCGAAAGAAACGGTAAAAATGCCAACAGTGCAATTATCGTCTCTGTTACGCCGGAGGATTACGAAAGTCAGCATCCCCTTGCTGGGATAGCCTTTCAGCGAAGACTGGAAGAAAGAGCCTTTGCTTTAGGACAAGGGAAGGTTCCGGTGGAATATTACGGCAATTTCAAAGCCCATACGAAGAAGGAAGAAAAAACGCCTGCAATAGAGGGCGGGTATCCGCCACAGATAAAGGGGCAGTGGAAATTTGCTGAAGTGCACGACATCATGCCAGAGTCCTTAAATCGGGCGTTTGTGGAGGGGATGGAGCAGTTTGAGCGTATCATTCCCGGCTATGCGCAGGACAGCGTACTGCTGTCAGGTGTTGAGAGCCGTACTTCCTCTCCGGTACGAATCACCAGAGGAGGAAATGGACAATCGGTCATAAGCGGTCTATATCCGTGTGGAGAAGGAGCAGGCTATGCGGGCGGCATCATGTCGGCGGCTATGGACGGAATAAAGATTGCGGAGCACATTGCGAGAGAATATATGCCATTTGAGAATAAAAAGAAATAA
- a CDS encoding NAD(P)/FAD-dependent oxidoreductase, translating into MYNRNAAKWPERYGKVKKIAIIGGGASGMMAAITAAQCGAQVTIFEKNDRIGKKILATGNGKCNYSNRDFRMEHYYGTYRDRLPQLFEQFSVADAVSFFHEAGMLSKERNGYLYPLSEQASTVLDILRLKLKQLGVRTEVSAEVKSLQKSGKDGMFVIEAEGRTEKFHSAVLACGGCAAPKTGSDGSGYRLAVGIGHHLIDTVPALVQLKCREDLFKMAAGVRCDALLKLGQETSPVQEERGEVQFTDYGISGIPVFQLSRTAAYMLKEKKEVPVYIDFFPDSGDEEYEKLCRMRIDDCEGKTAEEFLLGMANKKINMAMLKLKGIKPSEESARIGKEALKKLLYSYRRLCVHVMSTNSFENAQVSAGGVDMREVTLQMESVFVPGLYFAGELLDVDGRCGGYNLQWAWTSGYIAGKNAAMQNIKKQ; encoded by the coding sequence ATGTATAATAGGAATGCAGCGAAATGGCCGGAGAGGTATGGTAAGGTGAAGAAGATAGCGATAATCGGAGGAGGAGCTTCCGGGATGATGGCTGCCATAACGGCAGCGCAGTGTGGAGCTCAGGTGACGATTTTTGAAAAGAATGACCGGATAGGTAAGAAAATACTAGCTACGGGAAACGGGAAATGTAATTATTCCAACAGAGATTTTCGTATGGAGCATTATTACGGAACGTACAGGGATAGACTGCCGCAGCTTTTTGAGCAGTTCTCCGTGGCGGATGCTGTTTCGTTTTTTCATGAGGCGGGGATGCTTAGCAAAGAAAGAAACGGGTATTTATACCCGTTGTCGGAGCAGGCTTCGACGGTATTGGACATCCTCAGGCTTAAGCTTAAGCAGCTGGGAGTCAGGACGGAAGTCTCCGCAGAGGTAAAAAGCCTGCAAAAAAGCGGCAAAGATGGAATGTTTGTCATAGAGGCGGAAGGAAGAACGGAAAAGTTTCATTCGGCAGTTCTGGCTTGCGGAGGATGTGCGGCCCCGAAAACGGGCTCAGACGGAAGCGGTTACCGTCTGGCGGTCGGTATTGGACACCATCTGATAGATACGGTACCGGCATTGGTGCAGCTTAAGTGCAGGGAGGATTTGTTTAAGATGGCAGCAGGAGTCCGGTGTGACGCTTTATTGAAGCTGGGCCAGGAGACCTCTCCTGTTCAGGAAGAGAGAGGCGAAGTGCAGTTTACGGACTATGGAATTTCGGGTATTCCGGTTTTCCAGTTAAGCCGGACTGCGGCATATATGCTGAAGGAGAAAAAAGAAGTTCCCGTTTATATAGATTTCTTTCCTGATAGCGGAGACGAGGAATATGAGAAACTCTGCCGGATGAGAATTGATGATTGTGAAGGAAAGACTGCAGAAGAATTTCTGCTTGGAATGGCAAATAAAAAGATAAATATGGCTATGCTTAAGCTTAAGGGAATAAAACCCTCTGAGGAGTCTGCACGGATAGGGAAAGAGGCTTTGAAGAAGCTGCTCTATTCCTATAGAAGGCTGTGCGTGCATGTGATGAGCACCAATTCTTTCGAGAATGCGCAAGTAAGTGCGGGAGGAGTGGATATGCGGGAAGTTACACTGCAAATGGAGTCCGTATTCGTTCCGGGGCTGTACTTTGCAGGGGAGCTTCTGGATGTGGATGGAAGATGCGGAGGCTACAACCTGCAATGGGCGTGGACAAGCGGATATATTGCGGGCAAAAATGCGGCTATGCAGAATATTAAGAAACAATAG
- a CDS encoding oligosaccharide flippase family protein, producing MKHLPKRKSGEMKSKERKKKREWITTIGLVAYLIGLLMRIPLGRIIGDKGIGFFAAGMEVFIISTIILSYGLSKTVTISIKYRIKREMYRSAGRVFRSALFLAVISGAVAACGIFFFSTGIAQVVVLEDMSYLAIAAAAPAVFLAAVMGVLKGYFQGMGTMMPTVHSKLLEKVIMCASSLILGAVLYTYGLKVAALLKNGEYASAYGAFGASLGIGIACLFGTLHLLFIYAVYSGSFKQQIGKDGGKYAESRAEILIMLITTSLPYTICALLYSMNYLVDQRLFNYAMNIKGQGSLRVLHWGIYYGKYSVVIGGAAILCTLSVIGAVPRIAQLFDRQDYRAVQEEMGRNIHQLAVISIPCAVLIAVLAEPIAELLFIEEIKTAVKLIQAGTAVVVLFSFTYFLAGILQRIRKIQIVILGGLAAFILHLIVTVLLLGNTGLGITAVVCGNIVFYLTACGVCFFGVTRYMKYSQEWLRTFAITLIAAGVSGLIGMLLNKALLSLAGAAATLIIGVVACFIVYNVLLIVLRGVRKEELNEMPGGKLIVSIAARVRLM from the coding sequence ATGAAACATTTACCTAAACGTAAAAGCGGCGAGATGAAAAGCAAAGAGCGGAAAAAAAAGCGGGAGTGGATAACAACGATAGGGCTGGTCGCCTACTTAATTGGATTGCTCATGCGTATACCGCTTGGCCGCATAATAGGAGATAAGGGAATCGGTTTTTTTGCGGCCGGAATGGAAGTATTTATTATAAGCACTATAATATTGTCGTACGGTTTGTCGAAAACGGTAACTATTTCAATTAAGTACAGGATCAAGAGAGAAATGTATAGAAGCGCCGGAAGGGTGTTTCGAAGCGCTTTGTTTTTAGCGGTCATATCCGGAGCGGTGGCGGCTTGCGGAATCTTCTTTTTCTCCACAGGGATCGCGCAGGTGGTCGTACTTGAGGACATGAGCTACTTGGCGATTGCAGCGGCAGCTCCCGCGGTATTCCTGGCGGCGGTTATGGGCGTATTGAAGGGATATTTTCAGGGAATGGGCACAATGATGCCTACCGTACATTCCAAGCTGCTTGAGAAGGTAATTATGTGCGCATCCAGCCTGATTCTGGGAGCTGTATTGTATACTTATGGGCTTAAGGTAGCCGCCTTGCTTAAAAATGGAGAATATGCGTCGGCCTATGGGGCGTTCGGAGCTTCTTTGGGAATCGGGATAGCCTGCTTGTTCGGTACGCTGCATTTGCTCTTTATCTATGCAGTTTATTCGGGCAGTTTCAAACAGCAGATAGGAAAAGATGGAGGAAAGTATGCGGAATCGAGAGCGGAGATATTGATCATGCTCATTACCACCTCACTGCCTTATACCATATGCGCATTGCTTTATAGTATGAATTATCTGGTGGACCAAAGGCTGTTTAATTATGCGATGAACATAAAGGGACAAGGATCTCTTAGGGTTCTTCACTGGGGAATATACTACGGAAAATATAGTGTAGTGATAGGCGGTGCGGCGATATTGTGTACGCTTTCGGTGATAGGAGCAGTTCCGAGAATTGCACAGCTTTTTGACAGGCAGGATTATCGGGCAGTACAAGAGGAAATGGGAAGAAATATTCATCAGTTGGCCGTGATATCCATTCCTTGTGCCGTTCTTATAGCGGTGCTGGCGGAACCGATTGCAGAACTCCTTTTTATAGAAGAGATTAAGACGGCGGTCAAGCTGATTCAGGCAGGAACCGCAGTGGTTGTTCTGTTTTCCTTCACTTATTTTCTTGCCGGGATATTACAGCGTATACGAAAGATCCAGATCGTCATCCTGGGAGGGCTTGCCGCATTTATTTTGCATTTAATAGTGACGGTGCTGCTGCTTGGAAACACCGGGCTCGGTATAACGGCAGTGGTATGCGGCAATATTGTTTTTTACTTAACGGCATGCGGCGTGTGTTTCTTCGGCGTGACAAGATATATGAAATATTCTCAGGAATGGCTTCGTACTTTTGCGATAACGTTGATTGCAGCAGGAGTATCGGGACTTATCGGAATGCTGCTCAACAAAGCGCTGCTATCCCTTGCGGGAGCAGCAGCTACGTTGATAATTGGTGTGGTAGCATGCTTTATTGTCTATAATGTCCTGCTCATTGTGTTAAGAGGTGTGCGCAAAGAGGAGCTTAACGAAATGCCCGGAGGAAAGCTGATAGTATCCATAGCGGCAAGGGTGCGTTTGATGTGA
- the ybeY gene encoding rRNA maturation RNase YbeY codes for MTSYVENETDVIFTFPVEETVNRVMEAVLDSEGCPYEASVSVLLTDDEGIRMFNKEYRNMDKATDVLSFPNVSYEEPSMFDGLEDEEADCFDPDSGELVLGDIIISVDKVRSQAESYGHSEFREFAFLVVHSMFHLCGYDHMEEEEAAVMEKKQKTIMDILNITRD; via the coding sequence ATGACTTCTTACGTTGAAAATGAAACGGATGTGATCTTTACTTTTCCGGTGGAAGAGACGGTGAATCGAGTAATGGAGGCGGTATTAGACAGTGAGGGCTGTCCCTATGAAGCCTCCGTAAGTGTTCTTCTTACCGATGATGAAGGGATTCGCATGTTCAATAAGGAATATAGGAATATGGACAAGGCCACGGACGTACTTTCTTTTCCGAACGTGTCTTATGAGGAACCGTCTATGTTCGACGGACTGGAGGATGAGGAGGCGGACTGCTTCGACCCCGACAGCGGCGAACTGGTCTTGGGGGATATTATCATCTCAGTGGACAAGGTAAGGTCACAGGCCGAAAGCTATGGGCACAGTGAGTTTCGGGAATTTGCTTTTTTAGTAGTACACAGTATGTTCCATCTGTGCGGCTACGACCATATGGAGGAAGAAGAGGCTGCCGTTATGGAGAAAAAGCAGAAGACAATAATGGATATTCTTAATATTACGAGAGACTAG
- a CDS encoding PhoH family protein, with the protein MEHYESRMELPVEHMRNIFGNYDNYIKKIENDFHVTIIDRDGAVKVSGGEKDVRKAESIVKQLIELSKRGNIIQEQNVDYAITMGMEDKEDVLIEMDNDCICHTVSGKPIKPKTLGQKQYVDAIRNNMIVFGLGPAGTGKTYLAMAMAITAFKNEEVSRIILTRPAIEAGEKLGFLPGDLQSKVDPYLRPLYDALYQIMGAESFAKNMEKGLIEVAPLAYMRGRTLDNAYIILDEAQNTTPAQMKMFLTRIGFGSKVIITGDASQKDLAPGDKSGLDVAVRVLSKINDIAFCNLTSRDVVRHPLVQKIVKAYEDFEKVAERGKAKDSGMREKRGNRNSGYGRK; encoded by the coding sequence ATGGAACATTATGAGAGCCGGATGGAATTACCGGTGGAGCATATGCGTAATATATTCGGGAATTATGATAATTATATTAAGAAGATAGAAAATGATTTTCATGTAACGATTATAGACAGAGATGGAGCGGTCAAGGTATCCGGCGGCGAGAAAGACGTAAGAAAAGCGGAAAGTATCGTAAAGCAGCTGATTGAATTATCGAAGAGAGGAAATATAATCCAGGAACAGAATGTGGATTATGCAATAACGATGGGAATGGAAGATAAAGAAGATGTACTGATAGAAATGGATAACGACTGCATATGCCATACGGTGAGCGGAAAGCCCATCAAGCCGAAGACTCTTGGGCAGAAGCAATATGTGGATGCTATCCGCAATAACATGATTGTATTCGGCCTTGGCCCCGCTGGAACGGGCAAGACTTATCTGGCTATGGCAATGGCTATTACAGCCTTTAAGAACGAAGAGGTTAGCCGCATCATATTAACCCGTCCGGCCATAGAGGCGGGGGAGAAGCTGGGCTTTCTTCCTGGAGATTTGCAGAGCAAGGTGGATCCTTATTTAAGGCCTCTGTACGACGCATTGTATCAGATTATGGGAGCGGAAAGCTTTGCGAAGAATATGGAAAAGGGGCTGATAGAGGTAGCACCTCTCGCCTACATGAGGGGACGGACACTGGATAACGCCTATATCATTTTGGACGAAGCGCAGAACACTACACCGGCTCAGATGAAGATGTTTCTGACGAGAATCGGCTTTGGTTCCAAGGTAATCATAACGGGTGACGCTTCTCAGAAGGACTTAGCACCGGGGGATAAATCAGGGCTCGATGTGGCGGTAAGGGTGCTTTCCAAAATAAATGACATCGCCTTCTGCAATCTGACCAGCAGAGACGTGGTAAGGCATCCGCTTGTACAGAAAATCGTAAAGGCGTATGAGGACTTCGAAAAGGTAGCGGAACGTGGTAAGGCAAAAGACAGCGGTATGCGTGAAAAGCGGGGAAATAGGAACAGCGGGTATGGAAGAAAATAA
- a CDS encoding sporulation protein YqfD, whose translation MLQLIQYLKGYVCIKVWGYSPERFMNLCSNHDIFLWNIVNHGDYYTMCITISGFRMLKSIVKKTGTRVAIQKRCGLPFFVPKMKKRKIFLFGLLGSIVFWIWMSTFIWAVDLNGNHTITDDIFFDFLETNNIYVGMKRKNVDIEELEKKIRQDFEIVTWTSAKIEGTRLEIQIKENEVDTKENDEEDDNPFGSDLVAENDGVIVSMVTRKGIPKVAVQTEIKKGDVLVSGSVPVYNEDATVKKYQYYKADADIFIQRTLQEKEELPLTYEQKNYTGEIKKEYFMSVLTKDIVFRIGKVKYVKYDKVTDKKQVKLLENFYLPLYYGSSINREYVLENNIYEKEEIKSIFSEKLEKFIGSLEEKGVQIIEKNVTISKKNKKWQMDMNFQIVEKTGKSVPIVPEATQPEGETPEDETTNEVLD comes from the coding sequence ATGCTTCAGCTGATACAATATTTAAAAGGATATGTCTGTATTAAGGTATGGGGATATTCCCCGGAACGGTTTATGAATTTGTGCAGTAATCACGATATATTTCTATGGAATATCGTAAACCATGGAGATTATTACACGATGTGCATTACCATAAGCGGATTTCGTATGCTGAAATCCATCGTAAAAAAGACAGGAACAAGGGTAGCCATACAAAAGCGTTGTGGACTACCTTTTTTTGTGCCGAAAATGAAGAAAAGAAAGATATTCCTGTTCGGGCTTTTGGGAAGTATCGTCTTTTGGATATGGATGTCCACCTTCATATGGGCAGTAGACCTAAATGGGAATCATACCATTACTGACGACATATTCTTTGACTTTCTGGAAACGAATAATATATACGTTGGCATGAAGCGTAAAAATGTAGACATAGAAGAGCTGGAGAAGAAAATCAGGCAGGACTTTGAAATCGTCACGTGGACCTCTGCTAAAATCGAGGGAACGCGGCTGGAAATTCAGATAAAAGAAAACGAGGTAGATACGAAAGAGAACGATGAGGAGGATGACAACCCGTTCGGTTCGGATCTGGTGGCGGAGAACGATGGTGTCATTGTCAGCATGGTGACGAGAAAGGGTATCCCCAAGGTGGCGGTGCAGACAGAAATTAAAAAAGGAGATGTTCTTGTCTCGGGCAGCGTGCCGGTATATAACGAGGACGCTACTGTTAAGAAATACCAGTATTATAAAGCAGATGCAGATATTTTTATTCAAAGAACGCTGCAGGAAAAGGAAGAGCTGCCCCTCACATATGAACAGAAAAATTATACGGGGGAAATTAAAAAGGAATATTTTATGTCCGTACTTACGAAGGATATCGTTTTTCGAATAGGAAAGGTGAAATATGTAAAATATGATAAGGTGACGGATAAAAAGCAGGTAAAACTACTGGAAAACTTTTATCTGCCCCTCTATTATGGAAGCAGTATAAATAGAGAATACGTATTGGAAAATAATATTTATGAAAAAGAAGAGATAAAAAGTATTTTTTCTGAGAAATTAGAGAAATTTATCGGAAGTTTAGAGGAAAAAGGGGTTCAAATAATCGAAAAAAATGTTACAATAAGTAAGAAAAACAAAAAATGGCAGATGGATATGAATTTTCAAATTGTAGAGAAGACGGGAAAGAGCGTTCCTATCGTGCCTGAAGCGACCCAGCCGGAGGGTGAAACGCCTGAGGACGAGACGACAAACGAGGTTTTGGATTAG
- a CDS encoding YabP/YqfC family sporulation protein yields MERKKEVIVESLKLPKDSVLGASIVTITGNTDAFVENYRGILEYSEELILLQGKTCQISIIGKRMSIDYYTNEDMKISGYIECIRYHNSY; encoded by the coding sequence TTGGAAAGAAAAAAAGAAGTCATTGTGGAGTCTCTCAAGCTACCGAAGGATTCTGTGCTTGGAGCTTCCATAGTAACGATAACGGGAAATACGGATGCCTTTGTGGAAAACTACAGAGGCATCTTGGAGTATTCCGAGGAATTGATCCTGTTGCAGGGCAAGACCTGTCAGATCAGCATTATAGGCAAGAGAATGTCCATCGATTATTATACCAATGAAGATATGAAGATAAGCGGATATATCGAATGTATCCGTTACCATAATTCCTACTGA
- a CDS encoding pyrimidine-nucleoside phosphorylase codes for MRMYDLIMKKRNGGKLAKEEIEYMVGGFTDGQIPDYQMSAMMMAIYFVGMDKEETLHLTMAMANSGDMLDLSLIEGIKVDKHSTGGVGDKTSLALTPMVAACGIKVAKMSGRGLGHTGGTIDKLESFEGFSTGISERQFIDNVNKIGIAIMGQTADLAPADKKLYGLRDVTATVDNMSLIASSIMSKKLASGADAIVLDVKTGSGAFMKEEKDAFSLAKEMVELGKNAGRKAVAVVSDMDQPLGYAVGNSLEVKEAIDTLKGNGPADFLELCLTLGSYMVELGGLAADEKDARKMLEQTIADGSALKKLAQFIEAQGGDPKAVYESDLLPKADFVEEIASPREGYIKKIVCDEIGICSLILGGGRETKESDIDLAVGLVLKKKAGDYVKAGESLAVIHGNDREKMEAAKVRFINAYSFSEKPVEKQPFIKGIIR; via the coding sequence ATGAGAATGTATGATTTGATCATGAAGAAAAGAAACGGGGGCAAGCTGGCCAAAGAGGAAATCGAATATATGGTAGGCGGTTTTACCGATGGGCAGATTCCTGATTACCAAATGTCCGCGATGATGATGGCGATTTACTTTGTAGGTATGGATAAGGAAGAGACCCTGCACCTTACGATGGCAATGGCTAACAGCGGCGATATGCTGGATTTATCCCTAATTGAAGGAATCAAGGTGGATAAGCACAGTACGGGAGGGGTGGGAGACAAGACCTCTCTTGCTTTGACGCCCATGGTTGCGGCTTGCGGCATCAAAGTGGCCAAAATGAGCGGACGGGGTTTAGGACATACCGGAGGGACCATTGACAAGCTGGAGAGTTTTGAAGGATTTTCAACGGGGATTTCGGAGCGTCAGTTTATTGATAATGTGAACAAAATAGGCATCGCTATTATGGGGCAGACTGCAGATCTGGCTCCTGCGGATAAGAAGCTGTATGGCCTTCGGGATGTGACGGCTACGGTGGATAACATGTCCTTGATTGCCAGTTCCATTATGAGCAAGAAGCTGGCATCGGGTGCGGATGCGATCGTGTTGGATGTAAAAACGGGAAGCGGCGCATTTATGAAGGAGGAGAAGGATGCCTTTTCTTTGGCGAAGGAGATGGTGGAGCTCGGCAAAAATGCGGGCAGAAAAGCGGTAGCGGTTGTGTCCGATATGGACCAGCCGCTTGGATATGCGGTGGGAAACTCTCTGGAGGTGAAGGAGGCAATCGATACTCTGAAAGGAAATGGTCCTGCGGATTTCCTGGAGCTATGTCTGACGCTTGGTTCTTATATGGTCGAGCTTGGCGGTCTCGCGGCGGATGAAAAGGATGCAAGGAAGATGCTCGAGCAGACCATCGCAGACGGTTCGGCGCTGAAGAAGCTTGCACAGTTCATAGAGGCACAGGGCGGAGACCCGAAAGCGGTATACGAATCCGATTTACTTCCCAAGGCAGATTTCGTAGAGGAAATTGCTTCTCCCAGAGAAGGATATATTAAAAAAATCGTATGCGATGAAATCGGCATCTGCTCGCTCATTTTAGGAGGGGGCAGAGAGACGAAGGAAAGCGACATCGATTTGGCGGTAGGGCTTGTACTTAAGAAAAAGGCAGGGGATTATGTGAAAGCGGGAGAATCTCTTGCAGTTATTCATGGAAATGACAGGGAGAAGATGGAGGCGGCGAAGGTGCGTTTCATAAACGCCTATTCCTTCTCTGAGAAGCCGGTAGAGAAGCAACCGTTCATTAAAGGTATTATTAGATAA
- the rlmH gene encoding 23S rRNA (pseudouridine(1915)-N(3))-methyltransferase RlmH, whose protein sequence is MKITIIAVGKVKEKYYRDAVYEYAKRLNKYCRFEVIEVDDEKTPDKASEAVEEQIREKESERIMKYIKDDAYVITLEIRGNKLDSVAFADKLNKLAVYGRSHIQFVIGGSLGLYKKVSDRADEKLSFSDMTFPHQLMRVILAEQIYRAYRIISGEPYHK, encoded by the coding sequence ATGAAAATAACGATTATAGCAGTAGGAAAAGTAAAAGAGAAATATTATCGGGACGCAGTTTATGAATATGCGAAGCGGCTTAACAAGTACTGCCGTTTTGAAGTGATAGAGGTGGACGACGAGAAAACGCCTGACAAAGCGAGCGAAGCCGTGGAGGAGCAGATCAGGGAGAAGGAATCCGAACGCATTATGAAATATATAAAGGATGATGCATATGTCATTACTTTGGAGATTCGCGGGAACAAATTGGATTCGGTGGCTTTTGCCGATAAGCTGAATAAGCTCGCTGTTTATGGGAGAAGCCATATACAGTTTGTCATAGGCGGCTCGCTCGGACTATATAAGAAAGTATCTGACCGTGCGGATGAGAAACTCAGCTTTTCGGATATGACATTTCCGCATCAGCTCATGCGCGTGATATTGGCGGAGCAGATATATAGGGCTTACCGCATTATAAGCGGGGAACCCTATCATAAATAA
- a CDS encoding Dabb family protein, translated as MNEELSEKEKKEAAKAVKKQLEGVKSEVSGVLSLEVVIDELPSSNRDIALISAFESVEALNAYQKHPAHVKAASYVGSVTYNRSCFDYEER; from the coding sequence TTGAATGAAGAATTATCCGAGAAGGAAAAAAAGGAGGCAGCAAAAGCTGTTAAGAAGCAGTTAGAGGGTGTAAAATCCGAGGTGTCGGGAGTACTTTCCCTGGAAGTAGTGATCGATGAACTGCCTTCGAGCAATAGGGATATAGCGTTGATTTCTGCTTTTGAATCGGTGGAGGCCTTGAATGCTTATCAGAAACATCCGGCACATGTTAAAGCGGCTTCGTATGTGGGAAGCGTTACATACAATAGGTCATGTTTTGATTATGAAGAGAGATAA
- a CDS encoding OadG family protein codes for MVLVFSVLFILWGLISLFSHIIGKIQNPTHNVNVPER; via the coding sequence ATGGTGCTCGTATTTTCTGTACTTTTTATATTATGGGGATTGATATCGCTGTTTTCCCATATAATCGGAAAAATCCAAAATCCCACACATAATGTAAATGTTCCTGAAAGGTGA